CTCTTTGGGCGCTGCGATGGAGAGGTGGATCACCGTCTCGCCGGGACTCTTCCCCGGGTATGCCCGTAGCATCTGCGACGTCCCAGGCGCCTCGATCAGCACACAGCTCGGGAACAATCCGTACACCACCGTGCCGAAGAACTGGTTCGGCCAGTCGACTTCCGGAACGTCCCGGTATTGCACGATGTCGCGGAACGGGAAGGCCCACCTGATGTTTCGGCCGTAGATGTCGTAGACGGAGTTGTTCGAAGCCAGCGGATCCAGGGTGTCGGCATGCACGTAGGGAAAGTGGTAGCCCTCGAAGTTCACGTCGACGGCGAGCTTCCAGTTGCATGCGATATCGAAGCGCCGGGTCTCCGCGTGGTGGTTGTGGTCGAACCCGTATTCCGACAACTGGTCCGCGATGCCGTCCAGCGCCGTCGACACGTCCACCTCGGCTGACAGTCCCACGACGATCAGGCCACCCTGCTCGCTGATCGGCAGCGGGATGAGACCGCGCTGCTCCAGGTCGGCTCCGGCGAACATCTTGCGGCCAGGTGTCCCCATGAGGCGACCATCCAGACCGTAGCTCCAGCCGTGGTAGGGACAGTTGAACATTCGCGCCGTGCCGCAGTCGTCGGCGACTTGCGCCCCGCGGTGGGCACAGCCGTTGATGAAGGCACGCAGCACGCCGTCCTTCCCTCGGACCACAAGCACGGGGACACCCATCACATCCTTCGTCGTATACGACCCCGGCGACGCGACCTCACCCGTCCACCCGATGACGTGCGGAACGCTGCGCAACATCCGGAGGTCGGCTTCGAATCGTGCGTGGTCGACGTAGGTGTCGCGCGGCTCGCGCCAGACGTCGTCGGCGATATCGAGAGTGTCGTTTTCGAAGTGCTTGAGCACCCATCGAGTGAGCTCGAGAGCTTCTTGTCGTGGCATGGGACACCTCATGTGGTTTCGACGAGTGCCGCGCGCAGCGCACGGCACTGACTGGCGAAGAAACGTTGGGACACTGAAGCGTTCGCGGCGATGAGGTCGAACGCGTGGAAGGCTCCGGTGGCGATCTCCTCGTGCACCGGTACGCCTGCCTCTCGCAGGCGGGCGGCGTACGCGCGGCATTCGTCGTAGAAGAGGTCCTGCGTCCCGACGCCGATCCACGCCGGTGCCAGACCCGACAGGTCGGCCCTGCGTGCGGGCACCGCCGTCGCGGGATCGGCACCGGCGAGATACCACCGCCACGCGTGTTGGTTGTCGTCGGCGGTCCACATCACCCGCGGTCGGTCGCCGTTGACACCGGTGCGGTCGTCGAGCATCGGGTACACCATCATCTGGAGTGCGAGTTGGACGTCGCCGCGATCGCGCACGAGTTGCGCGACCGCAGCGGCGAATCCGCCGCCCGCACTGGCCCCGCCGACGGCGATGCGCCCCGGATCGACCCAGGGCCTGCCTGCGAGCCAACACAGCGCGGCGTAGCAGTCCTCGACGGGCGTGGGATACGGGTACTCGGGAGCCAAACG
The nucleotide sequence above comes from Mycolicibacterium moriokaense. Encoded proteins:
- a CDS encoding aromatic ring-hydroxylating oxygenase subunit alpha, whose amino-acid sequence is MPRQEALELTRWVLKHFENDTLDIADDVWREPRDTYVDHARFEADLRMLRSVPHVIGWTGEVASPGSYTTKDVMGVPVLVVRGKDGVLRAFINGCAHRGAQVADDCGTARMFNCPYHGWSYGLDGRLMGTPGRKMFAGADLEQRGLIPLPISEQGGLIVVGLSAEVDVSTALDGIADQLSEYGFDHNHHAETRRFDIACNWKLAVDVNFEGYHFPYVHADTLDPLASNNSVYDIYGRNIRWAFPFRDIVQYRDVPEVDWPNQFFGTVVYGLFPSCVLIEAPGTSQMLRAYPGKSPGETVIHLSIAAPKEITTDEERAWYKMGIDGAAQVLDGQDFPMAAACQRGLEAGVDHVVFGRNEALLHHLASVRNQALAAGYGAK
- a CDS encoding alpha/beta hydrolase gives rise to the protein MGDIDYSQFDPELRTPARVLPKGYALQRGLTLPRALMKAVGRVGRIRGAEVANVNDDVTVRIHRPTGIGEPGPALLWIHGGGMVMGTAGQEDRFCRKLANFTDTTVVAVEHRLAPEYPYPTPVEDCYAALCWLAGRPWVDPGRIAVGGASAGGGFAAAVAQLVRDRGDVQLALQMMVYPMLDDRTGVNGDRPRVMWTADDNQHAWRWYLAGADPATAVPARRADLSGLAPAWIGVGTQDLFYDECRAYAARLREAGVPVHEEIATGAFHAFDLIAANASVSQRFFASQCRALRAALVETT